A part of Periplaneta americana isolate PAMFEO1 chromosome 17, P.americana_PAMFEO1_priV1, whole genome shotgun sequence genomic DNA contains:
- the LOC138692986 gene encoding uncharacterized protein — MAKPNPIPDLKQRVKTLEGHVRLLLPLIEEVRVLKERLDSRALLGLEARKEEEKVGSSNNIEELKERLALRERELREKQAELGKLKEESEREKVELRQKCEGEHQLRLQQEKSYQDQLRKLRQELEAGREMRRQLEESNEEALRVLREELQVKGEELKKMAEELQVERQKTAKLRAVAEARPNLEQKDSEGRTELHQAAERGDTHIVQLLLDAGSQVNAVDHTGRTPLWLAAREGRQNACRVLLAAGARPDLKGGPSGGTALHEAAYRGRRAVCELLLAAGARRNERDADQWTALHCAACRGHAPVVQLLLQHGAKRGAKNKEGWTALDLARRQGNTEVAAMLQS, encoded by the exons ATGGCGAAACCGAATCCTATTCCCGACCTCAAGCAGCGAGTGAAGACCCTGGAGGGACACGTTCGACTGCTGCTTCCTCTCATAGAGGAGGTCAGGGTCCTCAAGGAGAGGTTGGACTCGCGGGCCCTGCTTGGCCTGGAGGCAaggaaggaagaggaaaaagtagGGAGTAGCAACAACATTGAGGAGCTGAAGGAGAGATTGGCGCTGAGAGAGAGGGAATTAAGAGAAAAACAGGCTGaactgggaaagctgaaagaagaATCGGAAAGG GAGAAAGTAGAACTGAGGCAAAAATGTGAAGGAGAGCACCAGTTGCGGCTGCAgcaggaaaag AGTTACCAGGATCAACTGAGGAAGCTGAGACAAGAACTGGAGGCTGGACGAGAGATGAGGCGCCAACTGGAAGAA agTAATGAGGAGGCACTGCGAGTTTTGCGAGAAGAACTGCAGGTGAAGGGGGAGGAACTGAAGAAAATGGCAGAAGAACTGCAAGTGGAGCGCCAGAAGACAGCA AAGCTCAGAGCTGTGGCTGAGGCGAGGCCCAACCTGGAGCAGAAGGACAGCGAAGGCAGGACTGAGCTACACCAGGCAGCAGAGCGGGGGGACACACACATTGTACAGCTGCTCCTGGATGCAGGCAGCCAGGTGAACGCCGTGGATCATACTGGCCGCACGCCCTTGTGGCTGGCAGCACGTGAAGGCCGCCAGAATGCATGCAGGGTGCTGCTGGCTGCCGGGGCGCGGCCGGATCTGAAGGGAGGACCATCTGGCGGCACTGCTCTGCATGAGGCTGCATACCGTGGGCGCCGTGCAGTGTGTGAGCTGCTGTTGGCAGCTGGGGCGCGGCGCAACGAGCGTGATGCAGACCAGTGGACTGCTCTGCACTGTGCAGCATGTCGTGGCCACGCCCCAGTGGTGCAGCTGCTGTTGCAGCATGGCGCTAAGCGGGGGGCGAAGAATAAGGAGGGATGGACGGCCCTGGACCTGGCGCGTCGGCAGGGGAACACAGAAGTGGCGGCCATGCTGCAGAGCTGA